In Mariluticola halotolerans, one DNA window encodes the following:
- a CDS encoding TRAP transporter large permease yields the protein MNMMLVDWIGITLLLGGFVGLMLLRVPIAFALGLASLATATYLGLPLLLVAQRMVNGLNSFTFLAVPFFILLGNVMTVGGISDRLVKLADVLVGRFRGGLAQGNVVASTMFGGISGSSVADVASIGSFLIPAMKSKGYPAGYSVAVTVTSSVQGVLIPPSQNMIFYALAAGGLPISTLFLAGYLPGLLLGGSLMVICYVMARRHKHPVGGTYGFKEGLAIAFDALLGLFTIVIIIGGILAGIFTATESAAIAVVYGLFVTMFVYRSLDFAAIGRILSGTLTTLAMVTAIIMTSSAFGFLLSYLRVPALLAEGILGISDNPIFVLMAVNLLLLLLGMLMDMGVLILLLTPILLPVVTQVGVDPIQFGVILVLNLGIGLCTPPVGTSLLVGASIGRISLEKATPSMVPFYLAMVIVLLLVTYIPVISLGLPALFG from the coding sequence ATGAATATGATGCTGGTTGACTGGATCGGAATTACGCTGCTGCTCGGCGGGTTTGTGGGGCTGATGCTGTTGCGCGTGCCGATTGCCTTTGCGCTTGGGCTGGCCTCGCTGGCAACGGCGACCTATCTCGGCCTGCCGCTATTGCTGGTGGCGCAGCGCATGGTGAATGGTCTCAACAGTTTCACCTTTCTGGCGGTGCCGTTTTTCATTCTGCTTGGCAATGTGATGACCGTAGGGGGAATTTCTGACCGGCTGGTGAAGCTGGCTGACGTGCTGGTGGGCCGGTTTCGTGGCGGGCTGGCGCAGGGAAATGTTGTGGCCAGCACCATGTTTGGCGGTATTTCCGGATCGTCGGTGGCCGATGTCGCCTCCATCGGTTCTTTCCTTATTCCCGCGATGAAAAGCAAGGGCTATCCGGCGGGCTATTCCGTGGCCGTTACGGTGACCTCATCGGTGCAGGGCGTTTTGATACCGCCCAGCCAGAACATGATTTTTTATGCACTGGCGGCGGGTGGTTTGCCGATCAGTACGCTGTTTCTGGCGGGCTATTTGCCCGGGCTGCTGCTGGGCGGATCGCTGATGGTGATCTGTTATGTGATGGCGCGGCGGCACAAGCACCCGGTGGGGGGCACCTATGGCTTTAAAGAAGGGCTGGCGATTGCGTTTGATGCGCTTTTGGGCCTGTTCACGATTGTCATCATCATCGGCGGTATTCTGGCGGGAATTTTCACCGCGACGGAATCGGCCGCTATTGCGGTGGTCTATGGCTTGTTCGTGACGATGTTCGTTTATCGTTCACTTGATTTTGCGGCAATCGGGCGGATTTTGTCGGGCACGCTGACGACGCTGGCCATGGTGACGGCGATTATCATGACCTCTTCTGCTTTCGGATTTCTTTTGTCCTATCTGCGCGTGCCGGCGCTGCTGGCAGAAGGCATTCTGGGTATCTCAGACAATCCGATATTTGTGCTGATGGCGGTCAATCTGCTGCTGCTGCTTTTGGGCATGCTGATGGATATGGGGGTGCTGATTTTGCTTTTGACACCCATCCTGCTGCCGGTGGTGACGCAGGTCGGTGTGGACCCGATCCAGTTCGGGGTGATTCTTGTGCTTAACCTGGGCATCGGGCTTTGCACGCCACCGGTTGGCACTTCGCTGCTGGTGGGGGCCAGTATTGGGCGAATAAGTCTTGAAAAAGCAACGCCAAGTATGGTGCCCTTCTATCTGGCGATGGTTATTGTGTTATTGCTCGTAACTTACATACCCGTCATCTCTTTGGGGTTGCCGGCGCTGTTTGGGTAG
- a CDS encoding ROK family protein gives MDAAKADDLQTVLGLVESGRAVTRGELAKAMNLRSTGISELVGELLGKRLLQENTRPAVKRGRPVAYLSVNPYRFCFIYLHIANRRIVARALDSAGRVLAETMAAPEATCSNEEMADTLLRLAREMQARLPDASMLSAVVCSLSGLLDVPRGLWCFTSRWPALRDFDVNKALAPLGTDVVLIRNLDAELTGRLTEEPGSAERSVLLLHWGFGIGAAYATSNDVVNLRRGRFCEIGHWELGNAQGRPCNCGHKDCLETVAALWSIWPKLREKFPDLPFDEMGLSAVARDVPLLESPAMEEALAQVLRIIKNLCRLLFPEEIVLTGPFFHNVEIFNRFSEGIWKAPLLGSIDQMRVTLGSSSAHYELVGAIGDRVQQARVALIARP, from the coding sequence ATGGACGCAGCGAAGGCAGACGATCTGCAGACAGTTCTTGGCCTGGTTGAATCCGGCCGCGCGGTGACCCGCGGTGAACTTGCCAAGGCGATGAACCTGCGCTCCACCGGGATTTCCGAATTGGTGGGGGAATTGCTTGGCAAGCGCCTGTTGCAGGAAAATACCCGCCCGGCGGTGAAACGGGGGCGGCCAGTTGCCTATCTCAGCGTCAATCCCTACCGGTTCTGCTTCATTTACCTGCATATCGCCAATCGTCGAATCGTGGCGCGGGCGCTTGATTCTGCTGGCCGCGTGCTGGCAGAGACGATGGCGGCGCCAGAGGCGACGTGCAGCAATGAGGAAATGGCTGACACACTGCTGCGCCTGGCGCGTGAGATGCAGGCGCGGCTGCCCGATGCCAGTATGCTGAGCGCCGTTGTGTGCTCGCTTTCGGGCCTTCTTGATGTGCCGCGCGGCCTTTGGTGTTTTACCTCGCGCTGGCCGGCCTTGCGCGACTTTGATGTGAACAAGGCACTGGCCCCGCTGGGGACTGATGTGGTGTTGATCCGCAATCTTGATGCAGAACTGACCGGACGTCTGACCGAGGAACCGGGCAGCGCTGAACGCAGCGTTTTGCTGTTGCATTGGGGCTTTGGTATCGGGGCGGCCTATGCCACTTCAAATGATGTGGTGAACCTGCGCCGTGGCCGGTTCTGCGAGATCGGGCACTGGGAACTGGGCAATGCCCAGGGACGCCCCTGCAATTGCGGGCACAAGGATTGTCTGGAGACGGTGGCTGCACTGTGGTCGATCTGGCCAAAACTGCGCGAGAAATTTCCCGATTTGCCGTTTGACGAGATGGGGCTGAGTGCCGTGGCGCGAGATGTGCCGTTGCTGGAAAGTCCGGCCATGGAAGAGGCGCTGGCGCAGGTTCTGCGGATTATCAAAAATCTCTGCCGCTTGCTGTTTCCCGAAGAGATCGTTCTGACCGGGCCGTTTTTCCACAATGTCGAGATATTCAACCGGTTCTCGGAAGGCATATGGAAGGCGCCATTGCTGGGCAGCATTGACCAGATGCGCGTGACGCTGGGATCCTCGAGTGCGCATTATGAACTGGTGGGCGCGATTGGCGACCGGGTGCAGCAGGCCCGCGTGGCTTTGATTGCCCGACCCTAG
- a CDS encoding ABC-type transport auxiliary lipoprotein family protein, with protein MNRRKVMFSGAAMLALPLMGCSVTGSPPVTFDLSAATAEKVRRRSTRTIVITTPKAVQTYDTMRVVVREPGGILSYLPDAQLSDTLPSLLRTRVLQSFENAAFPNIGLPDDQLSVDVTLALEIRAFEIDVSEGSVASVSLAAKLVNERQGSIYASSVFSAETPAPITPGTAAIAGLNEALQQVTREIVAWTAAKA; from the coding sequence ATGAACAGACGCAAGGTGATGTTCTCGGGCGCGGCCATGCTGGCTTTGCCTCTCATGGGTTGTTCCGTCACCGGATCTCCGCCGGTAACCTTTGATTTGTCCGCTGCAACCGCCGAAAAAGTGCGCCGCCGCAGCACCCGCACCATCGTCATTACCACCCCCAAGGCCGTGCAGACCTACGATACAATGCGTGTCGTGGTTCGCGAACCCGGCGGCATTCTCAGCTATCTGCCTGATGCCCAATTGTCCGACACACTGCCATCATTGCTTCGGACCCGTGTTCTGCAGTCGTTCGAGAACGCGGCATTCCCCAATATTGGCCTGCCGGATGATCAACTCTCCGTTGACGTCACCCTGGCGCTGGAAATCCGCGCGTTTGAAATTGATGTCTCCGAAGGCTCGGTAGCCTCTGTCTCGCTGGCCGCCAAACTGGTCAATGAACGCCAAGGGTCGATTTATGCCAGTTCGGTCTTCTCGGCGGAAACGCCAGCGCCGATCACCCCGGGCACAGCCGCCATCGCTGGCCTGAATGAAGCATTACAACAGGTCACCCGCGAAATCGTCGCCTGGACAGCCGCCAAAGCCTGA
- a CDS encoding MlaD family protein — protein sequence MESKANYALIGVISILTFVLAAAFIYWFALFDSKVETKQYRIIFTGTVTGLSAGTDVLFNGIKVGQVRDLAIDPDDPGKVVSRIEVSNTAPVKVDTRVILEFQGLTGIAFVQLTGGTPGAADLLPPEGEKIATIVADKSDFQSLVDGLRDTISGASATFDRLNNFLDVNEPVATATLANIESFSAALASNATGVEAFLASLSDAGKEIGPLAGELRQLSVQVRGLLGDVKPGSVAKIVDDVSSFTEAVSRNTDKVDVFFTDATTLSASLSKSSEQVSDIIMRFQAVTDSLDPDILAQFVLNLDSISTVLGDNSENVDTFLSNMTEVSTTLAQSVDKVSAIVDNINNMTSDTDSEGLFKQLTSAAAAVQVLAENLDTRTQLLTTGLGRFTGQGLSEYQALAADARATLRRLDTLLSRVNSNPQSLIFGGETVREYNKK from the coding sequence ATGGAGAGCAAAGCCAATTATGCGCTGATCGGGGTGATCTCAATTCTCACCTTCGTACTCGCCGCCGCCTTCATTTACTGGTTCGCCCTGTTCGATTCCAAGGTGGAGACCAAGCAGTACCGCATCATTTTCACCGGTACCGTGACAGGATTGAGCGCGGGCACCGATGTATTGTTCAACGGCATCAAGGTCGGCCAGGTCCGCGATCTGGCAATCGACCCCGATGATCCCGGCAAAGTCGTCAGCCGTATCGAAGTCAGCAATACAGCACCGGTAAAGGTTGATACACGCGTCATCCTTGAATTTCAGGGCCTGACCGGCATCGCCTTTGTTCAGTTGACCGGCGGCACGCCCGGCGCGGCCGATTTGCTGCCCCCCGAAGGCGAAAAAATTGCCACCATCGTCGCCGACAAATCGGATTTCCAGTCACTGGTCGATGGATTGCGCGACACGATTAGTGGTGCCAGCGCCACCTTTGACCGTCTGAACAACTTCCTTGATGTCAATGAGCCGGTGGCAACGGCAACCCTTGCCAATATCGAATCCTTCAGCGCTGCCCTCGCATCCAACGCCACAGGCGTCGAGGCATTTCTCGCCAGCCTTTCAGACGCAGGCAAGGAAATCGGTCCCCTCGCCGGCGAACTGCGCCAGCTTTCGGTTCAGGTGCGCGGACTTTTGGGTGACGTAAAGCCCGGCTCGGTCGCAAAAATCGTCGATGACGTGTCCAGCTTCACAGAAGCTGTGTCCCGGAACACCGATAAAGTGGATGTCTTCTTCACCGATGCGACCACCCTGTCCGCCAGCCTCAGCAAATCCTCAGAGCAGGTCAGTGACATCATCATGCGCTTCCAGGCCGTCACAGATTCTCTCGATCCCGACATCCTGGCCCAGTTCGTGCTCAATCTCGATTCCATCTCCACCGTACTTGGAGACAATAGCGAGAACGTGGATACCTTCCTCAGCAACATGACGGAAGTTTCCACCACGCTGGCCCAGTCCGTCGACAAGGTCAGCGCCATCGTCGACAATATCAACAATATGACCAGCGACACCGACAGCGAAGGCCTGTTCAAACAGCTCACCTCCGCTGCGGCTGCCGTACAGGTTCTCGCCGAGAACCTTGATACCCGCACCCAGTTGCTCACAACCGGTCTCGGCAGGTTCACAGGCCAGGGGCTTTCGGAATATCAGGCGCTCGCGGCTGATGCACGTGCTACCCTGCGGCGTCTCGACACGCTGCTGTCACGGGTAAATTCCAATCCGCAGAGCCTGATTTTTGGTGGTGAGACCGTCCGGGAGTACAACAAGAAATGA
- a CDS encoding ABC transporter ATP-binding protein, whose amino-acid sequence MDGKQAAISVKDLEVSFGEKRVLDALGFDIPRGAVAGVIGPSGCGKTVAMRSILGLVPFAAGSINILGRNPAELGVNGMRSLRRELGVLFQQGALFSSLSVLENVEAPMREHLNIDPVLMRRAAYAKIDMAGLPRTAGDLRPSELSGGMIKRAALARALALDPKVLFLDEPTAGLDPIGAAAFDDLVLDLRNALDLTVMMITHDLDSLGAICDHIIAMSKGKVLCQGTLAEVRVNDHPWIKEYFGGPRARRLGE is encoded by the coding sequence GTGGACGGCAAACAGGCCGCAATTTCGGTAAAAGACCTCGAGGTCAGCTTCGGCGAGAAGCGGGTCCTCGATGCGCTGGGTTTTGACATTCCCCGTGGCGCTGTCGCCGGGGTCATCGGTCCGTCTGGCTGCGGCAAGACCGTCGCCATGCGCTCCATTCTGGGCCTTGTCCCGTTTGCTGCTGGCAGTATCAACATCCTTGGTCGCAACCCCGCAGAGTTGGGGGTCAACGGCATGCGTAGCCTCCGGCGCGAATTGGGTGTGTTGTTCCAGCAGGGCGCGCTGTTTTCCTCACTCTCGGTGCTGGAGAATGTTGAGGCACCCATGCGCGAACACCTGAATATTGATCCCGTCTTGATGCGCCGCGCAGCCTACGCCAAAATCGATATGGCGGGGCTGCCACGCACCGCAGGTGATTTGCGCCCATCAGAGCTTTCCGGCGGCATGATCAAGCGCGCCGCCCTCGCGCGCGCGCTGGCCCTCGATCCGAAAGTGTTGTTCCTGGACGAACCCACTGCCGGCCTCGATCCCATTGGCGCTGCCGCGTTTGACGACCTCGTGCTGGACCTGCGCAACGCGCTCGACCTCACAGTTATGATGATTACCCACGACCTCGACAGCCTTGGCGCCATCTGCGACCATATAATCGCGATGTCCAAAGGCAAGGTTTTATGTCAGGGAACCCTTGCCGAAGTGCGGGTCAATGACCACCCTTGGATCAAAGAATATTTCGGTGGGCCCCGCGCCCGCCGTCTGGGAGAATAG
- a CDS encoding ABC transporter permease yields MPSAKTQTAPALSISDAGIVTLTGLWTADALQWHRPAFTPDSLGKAGTIDFDLSQLDEMDTFGAAALAELVEDLHQEERETSISGVAPKHARLVDDLKRYAITHEDHHDVDLSKPVGAVGKIVVEAALDAEDIAEVQGHILWSAFKLVTLRGPIRPAAIANQFLDTVLRAIPIVALICLVVGIILTQQSIAQLRNFGATVFVVDLGGILMLREVGILLAAIMVAGRSGSAITAEIGSMKMREEIDALEIMGLDTYRAVIMPRVIALVAGLPALGLIGAIAGIAGAALVARISGGISLENFAMRLNDVVNLHIIAVGMIKAPFMAFAIAVIAASEGLRVSGSTQSLGKHTTASVVKSIFMVIVIDGIFAIFFEAIGF; encoded by the coding sequence CAATGGCATCGCCCGGCATTCACCCCGGATAGCCTTGGCAAGGCCGGCACCATCGATTTCGACCTCTCGCAACTTGATGAAATGGACACTTTCGGCGCAGCAGCCCTCGCCGAACTGGTTGAGGACCTGCATCAGGAAGAGCGGGAGACCAGCATTAGCGGCGTTGCGCCAAAGCATGCGCGTCTTGTCGATGATCTGAAACGTTACGCCATAACCCACGAAGATCATCACGATGTCGATCTGAGCAAGCCGGTCGGCGCCGTGGGCAAGATCGTCGTGGAAGCGGCTCTCGATGCAGAAGACATCGCCGAGGTACAGGGGCACATTCTCTGGTCAGCCTTCAAGCTCGTCACCCTGCGCGGTCCCATCAGGCCTGCCGCCATCGCCAACCAGTTTCTCGATACGGTCCTGCGCGCCATCCCCATTGTCGCGCTGATCTGCCTCGTCGTTGGCATCATTCTCACCCAGCAATCAATTGCCCAGTTGCGTAATTTCGGCGCGACAGTCTTTGTCGTCGATCTGGGTGGCATATTGATGCTGCGCGAAGTCGGCATTCTGCTCGCCGCCATCATGGTCGCTGGCCGCTCCGGCTCCGCCATTACTGCCGAAATCGGTTCGATGAAAATGCGCGAGGAAATAGACGCGCTCGAAATCATGGGGCTCGACACCTATCGCGCAGTCATCATGCCCCGGGTCATTGCCCTGGTCGCCGGCCTGCCCGCGCTCGGGTTGATCGGGGCCATTGCCGGCATTGCGGGCGCAGCACTCGTTGCCCGCATTTCAGGCGGCATATCGCTGGAAAATTTCGCGATGCGCCTTAACGACGTCGTCAACCTGCACATCATTGCCGTCGGCATGATCAAGGCCCCCTTCATGGCTTTTGCAATTGCTGTCATCGCCGCCAGCGAGGGCTTGCGCGTTTCAGGTTCCACCCAATCCCTTGGCAAGCACACCACTGCCTCCGTGGTCAAATCGATCTTCATGGTCATTGTCATCGACGGCATCTTCGCCATTTTCTTTGAGGCGATCGGATTTTGA